One window of Psychrobacillus sp. FSL H8-0483 genomic DNA carries:
- the pyc gene encoding pyruvate carboxylase, which produces MNNIKKIVVANRGEIAIRIFRACTELNLRTVAIYSREDSGSFHRFKSDESYLVGEGKKPIDAYLDIEDIIRIAKESKADAIHPGYGFLSENVDFARSCEEEGIIFIGPTSQHLDMFGDKVKARDQAVKAGIPVIPGSDGPVESIEEVRSFGAAHGYPLMIKASLGGGGRGMRVVQTEDDLESAYERAKSEAKAAFGSDEVYVERFIYQPKHIEVQILGDIEGNLIHLYERDCSIQRRHQKVVEIAPSNSLNAELRDKICQAAVKLMKNVSYVNAGTVEFLVTDHEFFFIEVNPRIQVEHTITEMITGIDIVHAQIKIADGITLPSEEMGIPSQENIPLFGFAIQSRVTTEDPLNHFMPDTGKLMVYRSGGGFGVRLDAGNGFQGAVITPYYDSLLVKVSTWGMSFKEAAAKMNRNLQEFRIRGIKTNIPFLENVVKHPSFISGKFNTSFIDSTPELFLFPKRKDRGTKLLNYIGNVTVNGFPGIEKKSKPIFGAARMPNFDISQAPPVGTKQILEQQGVEGVIKWVKEQQGVLLTDTTFRDAHQSLLATRVRSHDMFEIANQSAQGMHNLFSYEMWGGATFDVAYRFLKENPWDRLIKMREMIPNVLFQMLFRGANAVGYKNYPDNVIRDFIQESAEAGIDVFRIFDSLNWIKGMEVAIDATRQSGKIAEAAICYTGDILDDSRTKYTVQYYKEMAKELEAAGAHILAIKDMAGLLKPEAAYRLVSELKSTVDIPIHLHTHDTSGNGIFTYAKAIEAGVDIVDTALGSMAGLTSQPSASSLSYAMKGSNREVIGDVNAFEKISYYWEDVRKYYQVFESGMMSPHTEIYVHEMPGGQYSNLQQQAKAVGLGERWEEVKEMYSRVNLLFGDVVKVTPSSKVVGDMALFMVQNNLDEISVITRGKTIDFPDSVIEFFEGYIGQPYGGFPAELQKVILKDRQAIIVRPGELLEPVDFEAVKELLFHKFERPVTSQEILAYTLYPKVFEEYSETEKNFGDVSVLDTPTFLYGLRLGEEIEVEIEVGKTLIIKLVSISNPTHDGNRIIYFELNGQPREISILDMNIEVSHIAKPKADVTNERHIGATMPGTVLKVAVATGSKVKRGQHLLITEAMKMETTVQAPFNGIVKEIYVVAGEAIATGDLLIEMDKE; this is translated from the coding sequence ATGAATAATATTAAAAAAATAGTCGTGGCAAACAGAGGGGAAATTGCTATTCGAATTTTTCGTGCTTGTACCGAGTTAAACTTACGTACTGTAGCGATTTATTCAAGAGAAGATAGTGGTTCATTTCATCGTTTCAAATCGGACGAGTCTTACTTAGTTGGAGAAGGTAAAAAGCCGATAGATGCTTATTTAGATATTGAGGATATCATTCGCATTGCCAAAGAAAGTAAGGCTGATGCTATTCATCCTGGTTACGGTTTTTTATCAGAAAATGTTGATTTTGCTAGAAGCTGCGAAGAAGAAGGAATTATTTTTATCGGTCCTACTTCCCAACACTTAGATATGTTTGGTGACAAAGTAAAAGCGCGTGATCAAGCGGTAAAAGCGGGAATTCCTGTCATACCGGGTAGCGACGGCCCAGTAGAAAGTATAGAAGAAGTTCGTAGCTTTGGAGCAGCTCATGGATATCCTTTGATGATTAAAGCTTCTTTAGGTGGCGGAGGCCGAGGAATGCGTGTGGTTCAAACGGAAGATGATTTAGAAAGTGCGTACGAACGTGCTAAATCAGAGGCCAAAGCTGCATTTGGATCGGACGAAGTATATGTGGAGCGATTTATATATCAACCAAAGCATATTGAAGTGCAAATACTAGGAGATATAGAAGGTAATTTAATTCACCTATATGAACGGGATTGTTCGATTCAAAGAAGACATCAAAAGGTTGTAGAAATTGCACCATCCAATTCTTTAAATGCTGAACTTCGAGATAAAATATGTCAAGCTGCTGTTAAATTAATGAAAAATGTTTCATACGTAAATGCTGGTACTGTAGAATTTTTAGTAACAGATCATGAATTTTTCTTTATTGAAGTAAATCCACGTATTCAAGTAGAGCATACGATTACAGAGATGATTACGGGTATTGACATTGTACATGCACAAATTAAAATCGCGGATGGTATAACATTACCAAGTGAAGAAATGGGGATCCCTAGTCAAGAAAATATTCCATTGTTTGGATTTGCTATACAATCACGTGTCACTACCGAAGATCCTTTAAATCATTTTATGCCGGATACAGGAAAGCTGATGGTTTATCGATCAGGTGGAGGATTTGGGGTGCGTCTGGATGCAGGTAACGGATTTCAAGGTGCTGTAATTACACCTTATTATGATTCATTACTCGTAAAGGTTTCAACATGGGGTATGTCATTTAAAGAGGCTGCAGCTAAAATGAATCGAAACTTACAGGAATTTAGAATACGTGGAATTAAAACTAATATTCCTTTTTTAGAAAATGTAGTGAAACATCCAAGTTTCATTTCTGGAAAGTTTAATACAAGTTTTATTGATTCAACACCAGAGTTATTTCTATTTCCAAAAAGGAAAGATAGAGGAACCAAATTATTAAACTATATTGGCAATGTCACTGTTAATGGTTTTCCGGGTATTGAGAAAAAGTCAAAACCAATATTTGGTGCTGCTAGAATGCCGAATTTTGATATATCTCAAGCACCTCCAGTTGGAACAAAACAAATTTTAGAACAACAAGGTGTTGAAGGAGTTATTAAGTGGGTGAAAGAGCAGCAAGGTGTCCTACTAACAGATACAACATTCCGTGATGCCCATCAATCACTATTAGCAACTCGAGTTCGTTCTCATGATATGTTTGAAATTGCCAATCAATCAGCTCAAGGTATGCATAATTTATTCTCTTATGAAATGTGGGGAGGGGCTACCTTTGATGTGGCGTATCGTTTCTTAAAGGAGAATCCTTGGGATCGATTAATAAAAATGCGTGAAATGATTCCAAATGTACTATTCCAAATGTTATTCCGCGGGGCTAACGCAGTAGGATATAAAAACTATCCTGATAATGTTATTCGTGATTTTATTCAAGAATCTGCAGAAGCTGGTATCGATGTTTTCCGAATTTTTGATAGCTTAAACTGGATCAAAGGAATGGAAGTTGCAATTGACGCAACAAGACAATCAGGAAAAATAGCAGAAGCAGCTATTTGTTACACAGGAGACATTTTAGATGATTCTCGCACAAAATATACCGTTCAATACTATAAAGAGATGGCGAAAGAATTAGAGGCTGCAGGTGCGCATATTTTAGCGATTAAAGATATGGCTGGATTATTAAAACCGGAAGCAGCATATCGTTTAGTGAGTGAGCTTAAAAGCACAGTGGATATCCCAATTCATCTGCATACACATGATACAAGTGGTAATGGAATTTTCACTTATGCAAAAGCGATTGAAGCAGGAGTAGATATTGTAGATACTGCATTAGGTTCCATGGCAGGACTAACTTCTCAACCTAGCGCTAGCAGTTTAAGTTATGCAATGAAAGGCTCCAATCGAGAAGTGATTGGGGATGTAAATGCATTTGAAAAAATTTCCTATTACTGGGAGGATGTTCGGAAGTATTATCAAGTTTTCGAAAGTGGCATGATGAGTCCACATACGGAAATATATGTCCATGAAATGCCAGGTGGTCAATATAGTAATCTTCAGCAACAAGCTAAAGCAGTAGGTTTAGGTGAGAGATGGGAAGAAGTAAAAGAAATGTACTCTCGTGTCAATTTACTATTTGGAGATGTTGTGAAAGTTACTCCTTCATCTAAAGTGGTAGGAGATATGGCTTTATTCATGGTACAAAACAACTTGGATGAAATTTCTGTCATTACAAGAGGGAAAACGATTGACTTCCCAGACTCGGTTATAGAATTTTTTGAAGGTTATATTGGTCAGCCGTATGGTGGTTTTCCAGCAGAGCTTCAAAAAGTCATTTTAAAGGATCGCCAAGCTATTATTGTCCGACCAGGTGAGTTATTAGAGCCAGTTGATTTCGAAGCTGTAAAAGAGTTGTTATTTCATAAATTTGAGCGTCCAGTTACTAGCCAAGAAATTCTAGCTTATACACTGTATCCAAAAGTATTTGAAGAATACAGTGAGACAGAAAAGAATTTTGGTGACGTTTCTGTTTTAGACACACCAACTTTCTTATACGGTTTGAGACTTGGAGAAGAGATTGAGGTAGAGATTGAAGTAGGGAAAACATTGATTATTAAATTAGTTTCCATTAGTAATCCAACTCATGATGGAAATAGAATAATTTATTTTGAATTAAATGGACAACCACGTGAAATTTCCATTCTCGATATGAATATTGAAGTAAGTCACATTGCTAAACCAAAAGCGGATGTGACGAATGAACGACATATTGGAGCAACAATGCCAGGAACTGTATTGAAAGTTGCAGTTGCCACTGGAAGTAAGGTAAAAAGAGGGCAACATTTACTTATTACGGAAGCAATGAAAATGGAAACAACGGTACAAGCTCCGTTTAATGGTATTGTGAAAGAAATCTATGTTGTAGCTGGAGAAGCTATTGCAACGGGTGATCTACTAATTGAAATGGATAAGGAATAA
- a CDS encoding heme A synthase — translation MHIHKYLKWLAIASSVGMLLILLGGALVTKTDSGMGCGRHWPGCNGQLIPDEITAEVLIEFSHRLVTGAVGILILALAIWAWRALGHVRETKFLAFMAVFFLVLQALIGAAQVKWGQGDFILALHFGISLISFAAVLLLTLLIFEVDRKFDTDKINIGKTLRFHTIGVTLYSYFVIYTGALVRHTESSLVCLDWPLCRNNEFSLPTNLYEWIQMGHRAAAGLIFIWILIITIHVIRNYKDQRAIYWGWIISLVLVTTQVLSGMFVVLTKLNLFVALLHSLVISLLFGLLCYMILLLSRSKTRK, via the coding sequence TTGCACATTCATAAATATTTAAAATGGTTGGCTATTGCTTCTTCTGTTGGTATGCTTCTAATCCTCTTAGGTGGAGCACTTGTTACAAAAACCGACAGTGGCATGGGTTGCGGGAGGCATTGGCCAGGTTGTAATGGTCAACTAATACCAGATGAAATTACCGCGGAAGTATTAATTGAATTCTCACATCGCCTTGTAACAGGAGCTGTTGGTATATTAATACTCGCTTTAGCTATTTGGGCTTGGCGTGCGTTAGGACATGTTCGTGAGACAAAATTTTTAGCATTCATGGCTGTCTTTTTTTTAGTATTACAAGCTCTTATTGGCGCTGCACAAGTGAAATGGGGACAAGGTGATTTTATTCTCGCACTTCATTTTGGAATCTCACTTATTTCATTTGCGGCTGTACTCTTATTAACCTTATTAATCTTTGAGGTTGATCGGAAGTTTGATACAGATAAAATTAATATCGGTAAAACACTAAGATTTCATACCATCGGTGTAACATTATATTCTTATTTCGTTATTTATACTGGGGCTCTTGTTCGTCATACTGAATCTAGTTTAGTATGTCTCGATTGGCCATTATGCCGTAATAACGAGTTCTCTCTTCCAACGAACTTATACGAGTGGATTCAAATGGGACATCGAGCAGCTGCAGGTTTAATTTTTATCTGGATATTAATTATCACGATTCATGTCATTAGAAATTACAAAGACCAACGCGCCATTTATTGGGGCTGGATTATTTCTTTAGTCCTCGTAACTACTCAAGTTTTATCAGGAATGTTTGTTGTGTTAACAAAACTTAATTTGTTTGTTGCATTATTACACTCCTTAGTCATCTCACTTCTTTTTGGATTATTATGCTATATGATCTTATTATTATCCCGTAGTAAAACAAGAAAATAA
- the cyoE gene encoding heme o synthase, with translation MSNGHSITATNEPKTDPVSTSFYKDFLSLIKIGIVNSNLVTTFTGLWLAFQFTNRNFLKELDLIFFTLFGAALIIAGSAAMNNYIDRDIDPVMKSKKGRPTVTGRFTPTAVLITSFALLIVGEIFLFLASPSAGVWGLAGIISYVVLYSMWSKRRHVSNTIVGSISGAIPPVIGWAAVEPGLSLGALALFLIMFAWQPPHFYALAMKRTEEYRAANIPMLPVVKGFKRTKVSMLLWILLLFPLPFLLMELGVAFVVLGTVLNIGWLLLSIKGFRAEDDIKWATRMFIYSLNYMTILFVSMIIFSIFI, from the coding sequence ATGTCAAATGGTCATTCGATAACCGCAACTAACGAACCGAAAACAGATCCCGTTTCTACATCATTTTATAAGGACTTCTTATCACTTATTAAAATCGGGATAGTTAATTCAAATTTAGTTACGACGTTTACAGGTTTGTGGTTAGCTTTTCAATTTACTAACCGTAATTTTCTAAAGGAATTAGATTTAATATTCTTTACGCTCTTTGGAGCAGCACTTATTATAGCCGGCTCTGCAGCGATGAATAACTATATCGATCGTGATATTGACCCTGTCATGAAAAGTAAAAAGGGCAGACCAACAGTAACTGGAAGATTTACTCCAACAGCCGTGCTGATAACTTCTTTTGCATTATTGATTGTAGGTGAAATCTTTTTGTTTCTGGCTTCGCCTTCTGCGGGAGTTTGGGGACTTGCGGGAATCATTAGTTACGTTGTTTTATACTCTATGTGGTCGAAAAGAAGGCATGTCAGCAATACTATAGTTGGTAGTATTTCTGGTGCAATACCTCCAGTAATTGGATGGGCAGCAGTAGAACCAGGTTTAAGCTTAGGTGCATTGGCATTATTTTTAATAATGTTTGCTTGGCAGCCACCGCATTTTTATGCACTTGCAATGAAGCGCACAGAAGAATATAGAGCAGCTAACATACCAATGTTACCTGTAGTTAAAGGATTTAAACGAACTAAGGTATCGATGCTTCTTTGGATTTTACTATTGTTTCCATTACCATTTTTACTTATGGAACTAGGAGTTGCTTTTGTCGTATTAGGAACGGTGCTGAATATTGGCTGGTTATTACTATCGATCAAAGGTTTCCGAGCAGAAGATGATATAAAATGGGCTACTCGTATGTTTATCTATTCGTTAAACTATATGACCATTCTTTTTGTATCAATGATTATCTTCTCCATTTTTATTTAA
- the coxB gene encoding cytochrome c oxidase subunit II, with product MMKGLKKWRLFSLLAALTIFLSGCGEEYLSTLTPAGQVGRDQFNLLLLSSAIMALVIIVVVIIYVVALVKFRRTKVGENVIPKQVEGSHTLEVIWTAIPIVLLLILAVPTVMYTYKHADVAAMDHVDEDGNKTALTINVTAKLYWWEFEYPDLGIVTAQELVVPTGEKVYFNLKAADVKHSFWIPTAGGKMDTNVENVNQFYLEFDKESAGLKDGVFYGKCAELCGPSHALMDFKVKTLDRKDFNSWAEAMKTTVHTAEGDLATQGEEIFNTSCIACHATSGAGSTGGVGPNLAAFGDRNRVAGFMTHDEESLKKWINNPQEYKPGNLMPQPEKINNGEKFSEEQLDALAEYLMGLSVEK from the coding sequence ATGATGAAAGGGCTTAAAAAATGGCGACTTTTTTCACTTTTAGCAGCTCTTACGATTTTCTTGTCGGGTTGTGGCGAAGAATATTTATCAACGCTTACACCTGCTGGACAAGTCGGTAGAGATCAATTTAATTTATTACTACTATCATCTGCTATTATGGCTTTAGTTATTATAGTCGTAGTAATTATTTATGTAGTTGCTCTAGTGAAATTCCGTCGAACAAAAGTTGGAGAAAACGTTATTCCTAAACAAGTGGAAGGAAGTCATACACTGGAAGTTATTTGGACAGCTATTCCAATTGTCCTATTATTAATACTTGCAGTTCCAACAGTAATGTATACTTATAAACATGCAGATGTTGCAGCAATGGATCATGTGGATGAAGATGGAAACAAAACTGCTCTTACAATTAATGTAACTGCTAAACTTTATTGGTGGGAGTTTGAATACCCAGATTTAGGTATTGTAACTGCTCAAGAACTTGTTGTTCCTACTGGTGAAAAGGTTTACTTTAATCTAAAAGCAGCTGATGTGAAACATTCATTCTGGATCCCAACAGCTGGTGGTAAGATGGATACGAACGTAGAAAACGTAAACCAATTCTATCTAGAATTTGATAAAGAATCGGCTGGACTGAAAGATGGAGTATTTTACGGGAAATGTGCAGAGCTTTGTGGTCCTTCTCATGCTTTAATGGATTTCAAAGTAAAAACACTTGATCGCAAAGACTTCAATTCTTGGGCAGAAGCAATGAAAACTACTGTACATACTGCAGAAGGTGATCTTGCTACACAAGGTGAAGAAATCTTTAATACAAGCTGTATCGCTTGTCATGCAACTTCTGGTGCTGGTTCTACTGGTGGAGTTGGGCCAAACTTAGCTGCATTCGGTGATCGCAACCGTGTTGCTGGTTTCATGACTCACGATGAAGAAAGTTTGAAAAAATGGATTAATAATCCTCAAGAATATAAACCAGGTAACTTAATGCCTCAGCCTGAAAAAATTAACAATGGCGAAAAATTTAGTGAAGAGCAGTTAGACGCTCTTGCAGAATATCTAATGGGACTTTCTGTTGAAAAATAA
- a CDS encoding cytochrome c oxidase subunit I, producing MSSIAKKKGFGATLWDYLTTVDHKKIAILYLAAGGLFFVIGGIEAMLIRIQLAKPDNDFVSAGLFNEIITMHGTTMIFLAAMPILFGYMNAVVPLQIGARDVAFPFLNALGFWMFLFGGIFLNLSWFLGGAPDAGWTSYASLSLASPGHGIDFYALGLQISGAGTYIAGINFLVTIINMRAPGMTYMRMPLMTWTTFVASALILFAFPPLTIGLFFMIFDRMFGANFFDHTMGGNTIIWEHLFWIFGHPEVYILILPAFGIFSEIFSIFSRKRLFGYSSMVFATVLIGFLGFMVWAHHMFTVGLGPTANAIFAVATMAIAVPTGMKIFNWLLTIWGGSIKVTTPMLYALGFIPSFVAGGVTGVMQAAAPLDYQLHDSYFIVAHFHYVIVGGVVLAILAALHLYWPLMFNQMLSEKLGKWTFWFFFIGFHMTFFIQHFLGLMGMPRRVFTFGADQGWDLFNAISSFGAIFMAIGVIILVINIIITVVKNEKVGNDPWEDGRTLEWAIPQPVPFYNFKQTPLVRGLDTFWIEKQEGNKEGMTYAEPLSDIHMPNNSFIPFVMTFGLFVAAFGALYNGEKDWAIPVLVLGLAITLASMAVRSLKDDHGYHIHKEDLMDDEGGKK from the coding sequence GTGAGTTCTATCGCTAAGAAAAAAGGCTTTGGCGCAACTCTATGGGACTATTTAACGACAGTCGACCATAAAAAAATCGCTATCCTTTACCTTGCTGCCGGTGGTTTATTTTTCGTAATCGGTGGTATCGAGGCAATGCTAATTCGAATTCAATTAGCAAAACCGGATAATGATTTTGTAAGTGCTGGACTATTTAATGAAATTATTACAATGCATGGTACAACCATGATTTTCCTTGCGGCCATGCCAATATTGTTTGGTTATATGAATGCAGTTGTACCTTTACAAATTGGGGCTCGTGACGTTGCGTTCCCATTCTTAAATGCACTTGGTTTTTGGATGTTCCTTTTTGGAGGAATTTTCCTTAACTTATCATGGTTCTTAGGCGGAGCGCCTGATGCAGGATGGACTTCATACGCATCTTTATCTCTTGCATCACCAGGCCATGGGATTGACTTTTATGCACTAGGACTTCAAATATCCGGTGCCGGTACATATATAGCCGGTATTAACTTTCTTGTAACGATTATTAATATGAGAGCTCCTGGTATGACATACATGCGTATGCCATTAATGACATGGACAACATTTGTTGCAAGTGCGTTAATATTATTTGCTTTCCCACCACTTACTATCGGACTTTTCTTCATGATTTTTGACCGTATGTTTGGAGCAAATTTCTTTGATCATACAATGGGTGGAAATACAATTATTTGGGAGCATTTATTCTGGATATTTGGACATCCTGAAGTATATATTTTAATATTACCTGCTTTCGGTATATTCTCTGAGATTTTCTCTATATTCTCACGTAAACGCCTATTTGGATACTCATCCATGGTATTTGCAACTGTATTAATCGGTTTCTTAGGATTCATGGTTTGGGCTCACCATATGTTCACAGTTGGTTTAGGACCAACAGCTAATGCTATTTTCGCAGTTGCAACAATGGCAATTGCTGTTCCTACTGGTATGAAAATATTTAACTGGCTGCTTACGATTTGGGGAGGTAGTATTAAAGTTACGACACCGATGCTATACGCATTAGGGTTCATCCCTTCATTCGTAGCAGGTGGTGTAACTGGAGTTATGCAAGCTGCTGCTCCGCTAGACTACCAATTACATGATTCGTACTTTATCGTTGCCCATTTCCACTACGTAATCGTTGGTGGAGTAGTACTCGCTATTTTAGCAGCACTACACTTGTACTGGCCTTTAATGTTTAACCAAATGCTAAGTGAAAAACTTGGTAAATGGACGTTCTGGTTCTTCTTTATCGGATTCCATATGACGTTCTTTATCCAACATTTCTTAGGATTAATGGGTATGCCTCGTCGCGTATTTACGTTCGGAGCAGATCAAGGTTGGGATCTATTTAACGCAATCAGTTCTTTCGGTGCTATTTTCATGGCAATCGGGGTTATTATTCTGGTTATTAATATTATTATCACTGTTGTTAAGAATGAAAAAGTTGGTAATGACCCTTGGGAAGATGGACGTACATTGGAGTGGGCAATTCCACAACCAGTTCCATTCTATAACTTTAAACAAACGCCACTTGTTCGTGGACTTGACACTTTCTGGATTGAAAAACAAGAAGGTAATAAAGAAGGTATGACATATGCGGAACCACTTTCTGATATTCATATGCCAAATAACTCTTTTATTCCTTTTGTTATGACATTCGGTTTATTCGTAGCTGCTTTCGGTGCACTTTATAATGGCGAAAAAGATTGGGCTATTCCTGTTTTAGTTCTTGGCTTAGCTATTACTTTAGCTTCTATGGCAGTTCGTTCACTAAAAGATGACCATGGATATCATATTCATAAAGAAGATTTAATGGATGATGAAGGGGGTAAAAAATAA
- a CDS encoding cytochrome (ubi)quinol oxidase subunit III, which produces MDFNKKYTPQSWPDHPEQSTLEGKNKFLGFWLFLGGETVLFASLFATYLALKNKGPSGMEFSTNTLFELPLVFVMTMLLLTSSLTSVYAMFHMKNHNFKGMQTWLAITVILGLAFLGLEIYEFNHYVHLGFTYGQSAFSSSFFTLVGTHGLHVVIGLGWIILLIVRNAKRGFSLYNAPKYYTASLYWHFIDVVWVFIFTVVYLMGVVG; this is translated from the coding sequence ATGGACTTTAATAAAAAGTACACCCCACAATCTTGGCCAGATCACCCAGAACAGTCTACCCTTGAAGGTAAAAATAAATTTTTAGGTTTCTGGCTGTTTCTAGGTGGAGAAACTGTACTATTTGCGAGTTTGTTTGCAACGTATTTAGCGCTTAAAAACAAAGGTCCAAGTGGAATGGAATTCTCAACTAATACGTTATTTGAATTACCCTTAGTGTTTGTTATGACGATGTTACTATTAACGTCTTCCTTAACAAGTGTATACGCGATGTTCCATATGAAAAATCATAACTTTAAAGGAATGCAAACTTGGTTAGCAATTACTGTAATCTTAGGATTAGCGTTCTTAGGTTTAGAAATTTATGAGTTTAATCACTATGTACATTTAGGTTTCACATATGGACAAAGTGCTTTTTCATCTTCATTCTTTACATTAGTTGGTACGCATGGTCTTCACGTTGTTATTGGTTTAGGCTGGATTATTTTATTAATTGTACGAAATGCAAAACGTGGATTTAGTTTATATAATGCACCAAAATACTATACTGCTTCTTTATACTGGCACTTCATCGATGTTGTGTGGGTATTCATCTTTACAGTAGTATACTTGATGGGAGTTGTTGGTTAA
- the ctaF gene encoding cytochrome c oxidase subunit IVB, whose translation MSHDAQVYVKSQTEFEYLKRKRKQAMRSQVTTFAIMIFLTLIAFSAVAADFSKYFIVPIILLLAGIQVVLQLYYFMHMSEKNHSFPAFFLFFGALIAFTFVLTFLTIVWWQ comes from the coding sequence ATGTCACACGACGCTCAAGTCTATGTAAAATCACAAACAGAGTTTGAATATCTGAAAAGAAAAAGAAAGCAAGCTATGCGTAGCCAAGTAACAACTTTTGCAATTATGATTTTCTTAACTCTAATTGCATTCTCTGCGGTAGCAGCTGATTTTTCTAAATACTTTATTGTTCCAATTATTTTATTACTTGCTGGCATTCAAGTAGTATTACAACTTTACTACTTCATGCATATGAGTGAAAAAAATCATAGTTTCCCTGCATTTTTCTTATTTTTCGGGGCATTGATTGCATTTACTTTTGTATTAACATTCCTAACAATAGTATGGTGGCAATAA
- the ctaG gene encoding cytochrome c oxidase assembly factor CtaG, which produces MPLSIFGFQALWSPVMIGLVVCIAILYFLITVKWRSDFKVSEPLKRKEAVYFLTSLVLLYIVKGSPIDLMAHIMFSVHMTQMALLLLLVPPLLMKGIPWWVWKVVLELPVIRKVLPFVTKPLLALIVFTGLFSFYHIPLIFDYIKMNEVLHGTYTFLLFLSAIFMWWSIVDVIESEKKLHGLKKIGFIIASAVLITPACALIIFSGHAMYATYTNGDVWLKAMELCVPASTLAGLSLSGPELFSNMAPVEDQQLGGIIMKVIQEIIYAAFLFSIFFKWFKNEQDNADEITQKALDDLKLQAKL; this is translated from the coding sequence ATGCCTTTAAGTATATTTGGCTTCCAAGCATTGTGGAGCCCTGTTATGATAGGATTAGTAGTTTGCATTGCAATCTTATATTTTTTGATCACAGTAAAATGGAGAAGTGACTTTAAAGTATCAGAACCTTTAAAAAGAAAAGAAGCTGTTTACTTTTTAACAAGTTTAGTTCTTCTATATATAGTAAAAGGCTCTCCTATAGATTTAATGGCTCATATTATGTTTTCTGTACATATGACGCAAATGGCTCTTTTATTATTGTTAGTTCCGCCTCTATTGATGAAGGGGATTCCCTGGTGGGTTTGGAAAGTCGTCCTTGAATTACCGGTAATCCGAAAAGTTTTACCATTTGTAACTAAACCATTACTTGCTTTAATTGTGTTTACAGGCCTTTTCTCTTTCTATCACATTCCGTTAATTTTTGATTATATTAAGATGAATGAGGTTCTTCACGGGACATATACGTTCTTGTTATTTTTATCTGCCATTTTTATGTGGTGGTCTATCGTCGACGTTATCGAATCAGAGAAGAAACTGCATGGTTTAAAGAAAATCGGTTTTATAATTGCGAGTGCGGTTTTAATTACCCCAGCTTGTGCACTTATAATTTTTTCTGGACATGCAATGTATGCGACTTATACGAATGGTGACGTATGGTTGAAGGCTATGGAATTATGTGTACCTGCTAGTACTTTAGCAGGCTTGTCACTCTCAGGACCAGAACTATTTTCAAACATGGCTCCTGTAGAAGATCAGCAACTGGGTGGCATTATTATGAAAGTAATTCAAGAAATTATTTATGCTGCATTTTTATTTTCTATCTTCTTTAAGTGGTTCAAAAATGAGCAAGACAATGCAGATGAAATTACTCAAAAAGCATTGGATGATTTGAAACTTCAAGCTAAGCTTTAA
- a CDS encoding DUF420 domain-containing protein, whose product MSLPVLPTISTFFIVLSAVLVAIGWAFVKQRKIEAHKKTMIAAAISALTFFIIYVSRTLFIGNTAFGGPDDIKVYYTLFLIFHITLATTGAVFGVVTLYLGYKDNIKKHRKIGPITSVIWFFVAITGVAVYLLLYVFYKGGETTSVIKAIIGG is encoded by the coding sequence ATGAGTTTACCTGTACTACCAACAATAAGTACGTTTTTTATCGTATTGAGTGCTGTATTAGTAGCAATTGGATGGGCTTTTGTTAAACAAAGAAAAATTGAAGCTCATAAAAAAACTATGATTGCTGCAGCAATTTCTGCTTTAACTTTTTTCATTATCTATGTTTCTCGCACACTTTTTATCGGGAATACTGCATTCGGTGGACCAGATGATATTAAAGTTTATTATACGCTGTTTTTAATTTTTCATATTACTTTAGCAACTACAGGAGCTGTATTCGGAGTTGTAACATTATATTTAGGCTATAAAGATAATATTAAAAAGCATCGTAAGATAGGTCCCATTACAAGCGTAATTTGGTTCTTTGTCGCAATTACAGGAGTAGCTGTTTACCTATTACTTTATGTATTTTATAAGGGTGGAGAAACAACGTCAGTTATTAAGGCAATTATCGGTGGATAA